Part of the Pomacea canaliculata isolate SZHN2017 linkage group LG11, ASM307304v1, whole genome shotgun sequence genome is shown below.
attttaaaagaaacatgatCTGCCTAATCATTTGGTGTAGAAGCAGCAGATATCATCCAGTGTTGCAACTAAATATCCTTCCATTCTACACAGACTTTCAAATGTATTCATAGttatgcacacatacagagaatattttataatatattatgCCAATTCatggtaaataaacatttacacttATCTGTCatgaaaggaattaaaattgatagagtaataaaataaaaataaatgcacctGGTCAGAGAGAGCAATGGTCTTAGCTCTATCCATCATACCAACATGTATGACAAAGTACTTGTTAACAAAGCATAGTGCATACATAATGCCAGCCAGTGTTGTGCTGCCTGTTTTGGGGATGCGGTTGTAGATAACCACAGTATCATCATCACCAAAGTCCACTCCATcctgaaggagaaaaagagaaaaaaaaagatttaaaatacatATGACAAACAACTGTCACAGTGCATAAGATCAATAATTCTAACCAATCTGGTGCTACCTGGTTTGGGGATACAAGTACATCATTGATTACCATGATTCCATTATGACAAAAAATAgctatacaaattaaaagtagtgAAACAGATGAAGACTCACTGTTTCATAACCAGTCCTAATAAGGTTGTTTTCTGCGAGCCACTATTTTGGGTCATAAAGCACtaacaacattattttatgtattttttatgattgtGGTAGAATGGGCATTCTACTTCCTCAGAGATGGGAGACAACCAAGTGACTAACATATCACTGATTTCAATTGCTCATCAGTATTTAAACTGGCTTTTTCCGTCAACTAATATAAGCACTTTTTCCCCCACATTATACCCACAAATGCCTTGGAGATATAGATTATCACTTACAAGATCATCAGCTGCTGCCAGCTGTCTCCTGGTCATGTACAGCTTATCATGTTGAAGCTTTGCCACAGTCATTTCTGCACAATCATAGCACATGATTAGCTGATATTTACAGATTAAAGAGCTTAGGAATATCTCAAATCAGTGTTAAACCAGCCTGTAAATGTAAGATCAGAACTATATGATGActcacatgtacatacatatctgGAATCAATCACTCATACATCTCATAGGTGCCCAAACTAATTTTCaatgttataaaaatactaTATATCAAAAACATAACAATTTGTCAAAAACTCACCTAGTCTGACTCTAGTTTCATCTAAGGAGATAATTTCAGCAAATAGGTAGAAGCATATACAGGTAGCTATCATGCAGATAGCAGAAAGGCCCCCAACGAAGTACCGGAGCTTTGCCAACTTCACCTTCATTGCCATAAATCTACAATCATAGGGAGAATTACTCTAACAATTGTTTTGGCATCACTGCAGTGTTTACATATGATAAATCACGAGTTTCAGTATCAActgctattctttctctctttgtttagCATTAAGTTGTAAAAGGATTTTTATAATCTGGTTAAATTTAAgctttgaaacttcattcacaCCGACACTATGACATGTTAAGTCTAGTACACCAGTACACTAATTAGCGACTATCATTAGAATCATGCAGAATCAACATTAAGTTATGCTCTTATTTCCATTGATTGTGtggtatgtttatttaaaaccaCACAATTTTTTACGCATAAATGATTGTTACTGTCATTTGTGATGGTCAGTAATTCATCTCTCGTTTTATTACTCTATCAACAAGACAGAACAATTGAACAATAACAAACCCCTTGTCAAAGCACATCTGATGCGTCAGTTTTGTGGAGCACTCGCTACATGATCGGTTTTTAAAGTATAGTGGTCCTGTGTTTGTAGTCGAATTCTATTTGGAAGAGTGCTCCATGTAAAGCATGACTGCTTTTATCTTTGACACAAGCTACCAGTCGAGTCGGACTTGTTGCTTTCATGATAGACACAGTGAGCCACCCTCTTTTCTTTACTTAAGTGTTTGAGTCGTCCGAGACTCCTGCATCACGCATGCGCTTTGCATACCCTGCCCATAGAGTAGTCAGAGGACATTAAGTTATACAACGAAAAAAGAACCTATTGACCATTAGGGTTGAGAAACcattgagagaaaagaaaatgaatgaaacaggAAACAGAATTGCAGAAAAAGATAGCAGGATCACGTCCACACTAACTGACTCACGAAGATCCACAGAGGGGAAAATGTTTATCACATGCAAGGTAATAGAAAATCAAAGTAGCAAACGAGAACCAAGAGATGAGGTGGCAAAGGAATAGCGTTTGAGACCTATAGACGATGAAGAAGACAACAATGGGgtacaaactaaaaaaaaaaaaaaacagtccaaaacattttttctttcttctgccaatggccatttggatatttatgATCTCATTCTTAGACAAGACATCAACTTAAAAAGATAGCCTACTATATTTGACCAAGCCATTTCTTTTGCCACAGTCTGACTGCTAACACTTTGCAACAAGAACACTTCCTACTGGACTCTCCTTGCCTCTCCcttaaaatatatcattgttCAATTAACAAAAACTTAACCTAATGCTATGTTGCTGCTCGGTTAATTCAATTTTCATTCGGCTTTCTCGGCAGGCAGGGCAGGTCCACATGGTGCGTGGGCCTTATACGGTCCAAAGGCTGGACATTCCCCACCAATGCTATAAGTAAACCTAGTTTACGAGCCGAAAGATGCAATGAAAGATATGTAATGCAACAACATCGTTGTCATCACCTATTCaggtacaaatatatttatcataAAGATTAAAGATAACACAAAcctttcttcaatattttgttaCTACAGATGGTGACAAGGTTGAGAAACCCTTGAGACAAAAGATGTTTCTGTTCCGCTGAGTGGACAAGCTAAGTAATATTTCACAATGTGTTGGATGAAGACCGCGGTGTATTGAAACCGCTTTTGAAATAGAGAACACCACAAGGCAACATAGTTTGCACTCAGattaaatcttattttattaacaagCAGCCTCTGCCGAGAATGTATGAAATTCATTCTACATTGATCACCCGACTTCTAGTGAACCattgttgccttttttttctgtttctttttgtcaacaAAGTAATTCGTTTCAATTTCAAGATTAAACAATGCTGCCACCCAGCAGTCTTTGAAGTCTTGTCTGTTGATCGCTGACTGGTGGCTTGTTCCCACTGAACAAGAACACATTCTAGTGTCTGTGCATTAAAAAGTGCCCCGTCTTTCTGTCATttggaatttctcttttttatttcttttgttctttttctcttttgttcacAAACACAAGACGCTTCAGAAAAGTgcagaaggggaaaaaagcttttaaagcaGTAGCCAATCATAAGCCGAACATACTCCTCCAtttctcctcatcatcatcaatcatcaatcatcatcgtcacaaTTGAAGCTGATTTTTGAaaacttatctttttttccacctGAATACAAGGCCTGAAAGTCATACTGTAGTTCTGAACACTCCAAGATCATATCTGATTGATCACATGGCTTCTTAAAGAATCAATCTATTTctcctaaaaagaaaaagggaatcAGATGcgattttaaacttttaatgatTTAACCTTCGAGGACTTTTACTTATGTCAAAGATCACCAGTGAGTGAGGTTTAGAGTAATAAGTAAAGCTACAGTCCAAGGACAAAATATGATTCTCACatctcacaaaaaaagaaagtctacGGATTTGATGGAAATCTCTTCATATGTGACATTATCTGGATTTCTCACCTTTCAGTATAGCAAAAGGAAATCCAAGCACTAGTGACAGAAATTTAAAAGTTAACGaccattttgaacatttttgcCTGGATTTATACATACTAAGGATATATGGACAGCTGCATCTTCTTTCACAATGTTATCTTCAGAAGACAGTTAATATGTTGCGTGGATAGACTGCATGTGGCCAAAAACGCAAATATTACATAACTGTCCGTTGTAACTGCAACTGCGTATCTGGAGTGTAATTGCATTTTTAACTGTACCGCATCTATAGGCTTATTATTTTagcaaataaatattgtttctagGTTCTTATGTAGGTTTTTCGGAAGCAGTTCAAACGCAAATGTTATAGACTTTGTTTAGCAATTAATAAGTAGATGAATGTTTTTCAATGCAACAACGTCGATACACCACAAACAATATCCCCAGCAGCAGAACCACGAGAATGATAGAATTCTTTTTcagacttgttttctttggcagCGGTGGAAGGTCTACAGAGGCACCAGGAGGCGAAGTGTTCGCTGGTGTTATCAAGATTGAACTCTTCGATAGACTCGGCTCTGGTGTTGCTATATCTTTCACACTAGGACTTGGTGCAGGTTGTGTTGTTATTCTTTGACAGCTCTGACTCAGTCCACTTTTTTCCATTGTAATCGATCCACTGTGACTCCGTTCACTTATGGACACGCTCCTCGATCTACTGCGACTTCTACTTCTTGACACGGTCCTCCTCCTACTGCGATTTCGTCCACTTCTCGACATGGTCCTCCTCCTACTGCGACTTCGTCCACTTCTCGACATGGTCCTCCTCCTACTGCGACTTCGTCCACTTCTCGACATGGTCCTCCTCCTACTGCGACTTCGTCCACTTCTCGACTTGGTCCTCCTCCTACTGCGACTCCGCCCACccctttgtaatattttgttttgactcGTTTCTCCTCCTATCATCCTTCTGGTCCCGTGTTGACTTGGTTCTCCTCCTGTCATACTTCTGGTCCCGTGTTGACTTGGTTCTCCTCCTGTCATCCTTCTGGTCCCGTGTTGACTTGGTTCTCCTCCTGTCATCCTTCTGGTTCCGTGTTGACTTGGTTCTCCTCCTGTCATCCTTCTGGTCCCGTGTTGACTTGGTTCTCCTCCTGTCATCCTTCTGGTCCCGTGTTGACTTGGTTCTCCTCCTGTCATCCTTCTGGTCCCGTGTTGACTTGGTTCTCCTCCTGTCATCCTTCTGGTCCCGTGTTGACTTGGTTCTCCTCCTGTCATCCTTCTGGTTCCGTGTTGACTTGGTTCTCCTCCTGTCATACTTCTGGTCCCGTGTTGACTTGGTTCTCCTCCTGTCATCCTTCTGGTTCCGTTTTGAGTAGGTTTTCCTCTTGGCATCCTTTTGGTCCCGTTTTGActcagtttttctcttgtaatgATCTTCGTCCCGTTGAGACTAAAAGGTTCCTTTCATGTCACGTGTGTCCAGCATGGACTAGGGTCTTAGCCAACGACCACTTTGACGTCATATATCTGAAAATGGATAATTCACAAAAAATCAGTTGTCACTGAAAGGTGCTTTTCAGTTAGTTATAACCTGTTagcaaatgcatttgcgcaaTTAACCACTCTCGGaaatgttaaattacaataAGTATGAGTTTTGTTAACAGATATATGGATTCTCAGCAAGTCAGATGATTTTATTTCGCTAGCCACTCTCTTTAGAGACTAGAATAATGATCAATGAGCTCAAAACTGCATCCAAAGTGAGACAACTTACAAACACTTGTAATCCAAAAATATTCTTCGCCTGTGTGTTCAAAAAAATAGCGAATTCTTGTTTACATGAGCCGTCGACGAAACATGAAGTACTTAGAAACATGGAGCTACCGATGAAGATACCGAGGTCTAGGTTGGTGTCACAACAAACAGAGAAAACCTTCTAGGTGCATCATGTTACTGGACACAATgattttaactgtaaaaatagaagaagaatACACATATAAACAGGTACAGATGTCGATCTATCCGTGAACAGTTAATTCGTACGAATGCTCACAATAAAATACAAGCAAAGAGGTTAATCAGTCGGCATTGTTGTCGATCACGTTTGTTTGTTAGTCTGCAACACAGATTAAAgtagtgtgtatatgtgtgacgGTCTATGTGATCGCTGAACTTTGGTATTGccttagtaaaaaataaaaaaggaatcaaAACATTTGCACTGAAGGGTACACTCTCTGACTTACATGATAGGTGGACTACAGGTGTCTGGAAGGTAGGCTACCCGACAGGCTGACAGATTTCCCATTGTGTCCACCCTATTTAACTGGTGCTAAATATAATGCTTACTTAACTGTAGTGAGTTATCACCATACTCACGGTGATGAATAAACATTAACCTTTGATCATCCTTATTGCATACATCATGACTGGCGAAAATCTATTCCCCAGCAGTAAATTTCCCATCCATAATCTTTTTACTAAAGAAGGGCCGCatgtaagtgtttaactgtgaGATTCGTTGTATATCAACCTTTCTGTCTGTAGTCATGTGAACACAAAGTATTAAGCATTCTGCTACACGTGGAAATATGCTTGACTAATTccctcatgatgatgatgagcatCATCGGCGGATAAACGAGTGAATAGACGACAACTCGGACATGCACCGCCTTGGCACAGCCAGCtcacacccatccaccccatctcatccaccaccaccctccaaTCCACCCAAATAACCGAGATGGGTAGCTAACTTTATAGAGGGTTGAGGGAAGGTGAGGCAGTGAGGAGAAAGAGATGTTCACTTCCCTCGCATAAAGCTCGCCCTAAGAAAAATGAAGTCACTCTACTCCATAAACAGCCCAACCAAATAAAAGTCGACATTCACCcttttatcttctattttttaCGCCTTAATCCCATCATTACTTGTTATCTGAGTGCAGTGTATCTCGTATTCTTATCTCTCAGCAATCTCTCCCTTTCTCGTTATCTATCGTGTACGTGCACGCGGTTGTGCGTTCTTCAATCAGTATACGTGTAAGATAAAGGTCTTTTTTGAGTTTACACAAAACAATGATAACATATACCTCCTAGATATCAGTTTCTTATTTTAAGCGCAACTTAATATCGTTTGCACAGACTCTCTGTCAAAAGACAACCGAACCCATATTAGGAAACTCTTGTTATTAAACTCTTGTAGATAGTGTTTCAAGATTGCAAGTCCATTAGCTAGTGAAAAATGTCATTGATATTTAATAGCagtgtttttaaatgttgtgaatgtttatatttatataaaattaaatccCCGTCCATGACATGATGTCACATccgcatacatacatatatatgcacacacagatcTCTTACATCCTGAAAATTTTAAACGCGTTTTCGAGTTCcttttattacaattttattacaAGGTCCCCATTAcagcaaagaaagataaagatacctaaatcttttttttaaataatgaaagagTTGTAACTTAATTATATCATTGGGTCGGCATGCATTTTTGCTATTTACAACTTTACACAGTATTTATGTACAGTCGAACTTCCTGAGGCCACTAAACATTCAACACAGTGGGCTCATAACACTTGTATTATCTCTCTATTATCTCATCGTTCAAAGATCTTAAAGTCCTTGCAGAcataaaagtgaataaatgaGGCAGAAGAGAGAAGACTAGAGAATCGATGATATAAGGAACAGGCCGAGatcggtacacggacttttcgccgacggacgtttcgccgccggacgtttcggagccggacgttttgccgatcggacgtttcgccaccggacgtttcggagtcggacgttttgccgaccggcgtttcaccgccggacgtttcggcgcgggacacttcatttcggcatttcgcgcgggacctttagccgaagtcaagtgtgtgacgccccttagctcacacatttctctcgccattgtatcaatgtatcagtgaactctctctcactatccctcctcatgtgaaccgttagctcacacatttctctcgccattgtatcaatgttttttctcaaagctgttgcgcataatctgtgacaatcaaagtgaactgtctgtgaagtctgtgtgtaaaatttgtttgaaataaagaattattgtgtaatctagtagttactttcattctttgagaagtaagtaagctctctctctctgacataatgcggcgaaacgtccggcggcgaaacgccggtgggcaaaacgtccgactccgaaacgtccagcggcgaaacgtccagtcgacaaaacgtccggctccgaaacgtccggcggtgaaacgtccgtcggcaaaacgtccgcacacgccGAGATCAGAGTGCGGAATCAAAGAGACACATGCAACAGAAATTTGTAGAAATTTCAAAGATCAAATAAATGAGGACAGAGAAAACAAGAACTTCGGCAAAAATCTGTTGGATTAAGAGAAGTAGGGAGAGACAATTTCAAgaagtcatgatgatgatgacgacgatgatgatgtgcaTGCTGATGGTGTTGAAAGGTAAATGAGGAGACACTGGATGGAAGGGTAATCAATGCGGGGTGGGTGACTGCTAATACCGATCACACAAACACTGTAACCACCAGAGACAGATGAGCGACAACTAATACAACCAGTCAtctaaagcagacctgggcaagaggcggcccgcgggccggatccggcccgcctcctgtctctcaccggcccgcccgctggcgaagggATAGTGTATATACTAtctatacagtattgggtaaaactgagttaactatataagtccggccctctaaaaccattccaatttctcatgcggccccttgtgaaaattaattgcccacccctgatgtagGCCAATCAGCTTATCACATCGTTCCGAGAATGACATTTagttttggtttattttcttgGTAACCTCTAATGCAACTGTATAAAGCAAAGAATCATCGATACAAAAGTAAAACTGCTTGTCATTTTGTGACGGTGAGTTCTCCGGgttttcaacttttattttctttcaaaccacTGACAGTTTTATATAACGGGTTAAGATTCTTCTCTTAATCATCATTACAATGATTTTTCAAGTTTAGATGATAGTACCTCATTCTATCCGCGAATTGGTCGGTTAAACGATGTCGCATCAACGGTTtcttaaaagatgaaaaaaaaatcatcatgcACTAGGTCCCAGTGTATATTCTTGATCAGGAAATTTCGGCTGCAACATGTAAAACATGTGAGTTCTCAGTGTGTGAATCTTGATGTGACTCTCAGGTATGACTTAAGTACCCGTGACAGTGACAGAACAAGACAGGCAGAAGATGGCGGACAAGGAAAGTGAGCTGTACCAGCACAACCTCAAAGTTCTGAACAATCTAGACATTGGAGACCTGGTGGAGTTTGGGAGTAAAGTTTTCAATCATTGGGCCGTCTATGTAGGTTAGTGATGTCCATGTTAGTCATTTACTGACATCCGTGTGACTGTAATAGTCACAATCATGTAGGtttgatatttaatatttgtaggTAAGTTGTTATTCAAGTTGGTGCTGATGATGTTAAGGTTAGTATTtgtgttaatgttaatgttagtaGGGTAGCTGTGCTCTGATTAATTGATCAGTGCTTTAAATAAGTATGATAATATTACAGACAATAAATGATGttgatttttgctgtttattattaaagttaGGTATTTGATGTTAATGGTACTGGATTAGGGGGCTAGAAGCTTAGTTTAGAAGTACTGCCAATGACACACCTGGAAAGGTGTTGGTGTTGCTACCAGCATTTGACTGACgaagcttaaaaaaatgaagtctaCAAGGGGAGATGCTTATGAGCGATTACATCCTGGCGGTGTGCGAGCTTTCTTGACACATAATCAAATTTTATGATTACTACAGTGATTATTGTTTCTAGGTAACGGGTATGTGATCCACCTGGTAAcaaaagaggagagaaaaagttttCTCCAGGGAGTGTCGTCCCAACTGAGACGTTGTACAAGCCTCTTGGGATCCGGTAGCAGCTCGATGCTATCAGACACCGCCAGCTCCACCGAGGGCTTTATCTGGAAACAGAGGTTCTTCGATGTAGCTGAGAAGAGAAgggcaaagaaaaataacttgttGGATGGCAACTTCCCGTGAGTTTTCTTCTCTGAAGCAATTAGCATAGTGTTACAGCCGGTATTAGTTTgcattaataatgaaataatgaaatgaactGGAATTTTTTCGATCAatctcaaattattttttaaaaagtagtgtCATAAATGCACTTCTTAATTTTTGTGTAACAAGCTGGTTGTTGACTTGCAGACAGATTTTATTTACTATGTAATTTCTTGGTTCGTCAGAACATTCAGTCACATTTCTTAAGCTGGCTGGTTTTATAGTGTGGgtcattttattgtaaattactAGCTGGGAGggtttatttcttaaatatttgattgattgattgattgattgattgattgattgattgattgattgattgattgattgattggttgattggtCAGATCATTCGAGCCCAAGGAAATTGTGGATAGAGCAGAATCCATGCTGGACGAAAAGAGACTGGAGTCCATGCTGTGCATGGAGGATGGCACAAGGCGAGAGATGTCTATAAATGGTATGAATggtgacaaaatgttttacgATGTATTCAGAAACAATTGCGAGCATTTTGCGACCTGGTGTCGCTACGGAGTGCCCACAAGTGTGCAGGCAGAGAAGGCAGTCGAACGTCTGAAGTCTTTGGTTACTGGAGTTGGtattggtgttggtgttggagTTGCTGGAGTTGGTGTTGCTAGAGTTGCTGCGGGGGCTTTAGTTGCTGGCGGTATGGTCGTTCTCAAGTGGATGTTCAAGTAACTGAAGCTATTGGAGCTACCTCCATGGGGGAATTCTTCCATTGGctctaaaatattgttttggaACTATGGactttaatcatcatcatcatcatcatcatcatcacgtgCACAAAGTATTCCTTTTATTCATGCAATCTTCCGCGTGGCAAACCTATCATTACCATGTTCACGACAAACTGATGATCGTGCCATCCAGGGAATCAACTGTTTCGTCTTCTAAAcgagtttattttttgttacac
Proteins encoded:
- the LOC112576212 gene encoding HRAS-like suppressor 3, whose amino-acid sequence is MADKESELYQHNLKVLNNLDIGDLVEFGSKVFNHWAVYVGNGYVIHLVTKEERKSFLQGVSSQLRRCTSLLGSGSSSMLSDTASSTEGFIWKQRFFDVAEKRRAKKNNLLDGNFPSFEPKEIVDRAESMLDEKRLESMLCMEDGTRREMSINGMNGDKMFYDVFRNNCEHFATWCRYGVPTSVQAEKAVERLKSLVTGVGIGVGVGVAGVGVARVAAGALVAGGMVVLKWMFK